A genomic window from Gossypium hirsutum isolate 1008001.06 chromosome D12, Gossypium_hirsutum_v2.1, whole genome shotgun sequence includes:
- the LOC107946180 gene encoding transcription activator GLK1, producing the protein MLAVSPLRNTTEDENKGAMESFRFNISSEEFPDFYHGNLLESIDFEDLFVDGYVLPDLEMDPEILAELPAPGGEDPEMNVSVEETCDGYNQRKEEEGKVSDPGSSSGSALGWSRSKGEEIVSKREEGRAVKTTSKDADKGRKSPAQAKNNNQGKRKVKVDWTPELHRRFVQAVEQLGLDKAVPSRILELMGIQCLTRHNIASHLQKYRSHRKHLLAREAATVASWTQKTQICGAATTPAGGGKRDKNPWLAPTMGFPPMSPSSPLHHHFRPLHVWGHPTVDQSLIHLWPKHLAPPPPPPRPTWEPPRAGPSYWHHHPKRVTNGISPGTPCFPQPLPLATRRFAAAPVPGIQPHHGTMYKADPGIGVRSSPHPLMDFNPSKESIDAAIGDVLSKPWQPLPLGLKPPASDTVLGELQRP; encoded by the exons atgcTAGCTGTGTCACCTTTGAGGAACACAACTGAGGATGAGAACAAAGGAGCGATGGAGAGTTTCAGATTCAATATTAGCTCGGAAGAGTTCCCTGACTTCTACCATGGGAATTTACTCGAGAGTATTGATTTTGAGGATCTATTTGTCGACGGTTATGTGTTGCCGGATTTGGAGATGGACCCTGAAATTCTCGCGGAATTACCCGCCCCTGGCGGTGAGGACCCGGAGATGAACGTATCGGTAGAAGAAACGTGTGACGGTTATAATCAAAGGAAAGAGGAAGAAGGTAAGGTTTCGGATCCGGGTTCAAGTTCAGGTTCAGCGTTAGGTTGGAGCAGAAGCAAAGGCGAGGAGATTGTTAGCAAAAGAGAGGAAGGTAGAGCAGTTAAAACAACTTCGAAAGATGCTGATAAGGGAAGAAAATCACCAGCACAAGCAAAGAATAACAACCAAGGGAAACGAAAAGTGAAG GTGGATTGGACGCCAGAGCTGCACAGGAGGTTCGTGCAAGCAGTAGAGCAGCTGGGGCTGGATAAGGCGGTGCCTTCAAGAATTTTAGAGCTTATGGGAATCCAATGTCTCACTCGCCATAACATTGCCAGCCATCTTCAA AAATATAGATCTCATCGGAAGCATTTGCTAGCTCGTGAGGCGGCGACTGTAGCAAGCTGGACCCAAAAGACTCAAATCTGTGGTGCTGCCACCACTCCAGCAGGTGGAGGCAAGAGAGACAAGAATCCTTGGCTTGCACCCACTATGGGTTTTCCGCCTATGTCACCGTCGTCACCCTTGCACCACCACTTTAGGCCTTTGCATGTATGGGGTCATCCCACCGTGGACCAATCCCTAATCCACTTATGGCCTAAACATCTAGCCCCCCCACCGCCACCACCACGGCCTACGTGGGAACCTCCGCGAGCAGGCCCCTCGTATTGGCACCACCACCCCAAACGT GTAACAAATGGAATAAGCCCAGGAACACCTTGCTTTCCACAACCACTGCCACTAGCAACAAGG AGATTTGCTGCAGCACCGGTCCCGGGCATTCAACCGCACCATGGCACCATGTACAAGGCAGACCCCGGCATTGGCGTCCGATCAAGTCCCCACCCTCTCATGGACTTCAATCCG TCGAAAGAGAGCATAGATGCAGCTATAGGAGATGTTCTATCGAAACCATGGCAACCACTTCCTCTGGGACTGAAGCCGCCAGCTAGTGATACTGTTTTGGGAGAGTTGCAACGTCCATGA